A stretch of the Carassius carassius chromosome 6, fCarCar2.1, whole genome shotgun sequence genome encodes the following:
- the LOC132142544 gene encoding transmembrane protein 184C-like — protein MPCTCGNWRRWIRPLVVLLYILVLLVVLPLCIWELQKSEVSTPNKAWFIAGIFVFMTIPISLWGILQHLVHYTQPELQKPIIRILWMVPIYSLDSWIALKYPSIAIYVDTCRECYEAYVIYNFMIFLLNYLGNQYPSLVLMLEVQEQQKHLPPLCCCPPWPMGEVLLLRCKLGVLQYTVVRPVTTIIALICQLCGVYDEGNFSSKNAWTYLVIVNNLSQLFAMYCLVLFYKALREELSPIKPVGKFLCVKLVVFVSFWQAVVIALLVKVGVISDSHTWDWKSVEAVATGLQDFTICVEMFLAAIAHHFSFTYKPYVQEAEEGSCFDSFLAMWDISDVRADISEQVRNVGRTVMGRPRKTYFGEEAFQDENTGLLSAGSQDPAIESSSTPPSPKGHYQGMGHTVTPHSISAPANLGCAPWEGDVDDIMPTVLSGDHTDQQGSDYASIT, from the exons ATGCCGTGCACATGCGGGAACTGGAGGAGGTGGATCCGGCCTCTGGTGGTGCTGCTCTACATTCTCGTGCTCCTGGTTGTCCTTCCACTCTGTATATGGGAGCTTCAAAAATCAGAG GTTAGCACTCCTAATAAGGCATGGTTCATCGCTGGGATATTTGTGTTCATGACTATACCCATCTCACTGTGGGGGATTTTGCAGCATCTAGTACACTACACCCAACCTGAGCTACAAAAACCTATTATCAG AATATTATGGATGGTTCCTATATACAGCTTGGATAGT TGGATTGCATTGAAGTATCCCAGCATTGCCATCTATGTAGACACATGTAGAGAGTGCTATGAGGCTTATGTAATCTACAACTTCATGATCTTCCTTCTCAACTATCTGGGAAACCAGTATCCCAGTCTGGTGCTGATGCTGGAGGTGCAGGAGCAACAAAAGCATCTCCCCCCTCTTTGCTGCTGCCCACCGTGGCCCATGGGAGA aGTGCTTTTGCTGAGATGTAAACTGGGAGTTCTGCAGTACACCGTTGTGAGACCTGTCACTACAATCATTGCTTT GATTTGTCAGCTTTGCGGGGTCTATGATGAAGGAAACTTCAGTTCAAAAAATGCCTGGACGTATCTGGTTATCGTCAACAATCTCTCTCAGCTT TTTGCCATGTACTGTCTTGTGCTGTTCTACAAGGCTTTGAGAGAAGAGCTGAGTCCTATCAAACCTGTGGGCAAATTCCTCTGTGTCAAGCTGGTGGTTTTTGTGTCATTCTG GCAAGCTGTGGTCATTGCGCTTTTAGTGAAGGTTGGTGTGATCTCAGACTCGCACACCTGGGACTGGAAGAGTGTGGAGGCTGTAGCCACTGGACTACAG GACTTCACCATCTGTGTGGAAATGTTTTTAGCAGCCATTGCCCATCACTTCAGCTTCACTTACAAGCCCTACGTACAGGAAGCAGAGGAAGGTTCTTGCTTTGATTCCTTCCTGGCCATGTGGGATATCTCTGATGTACGGGCTGATATCTCGGAACAAGTGCGCAATGTCG GGAGAACTGTCATGGGTCGGCCAAGGAAAACATATTTTGGTGAAGAGGCATTCCAGGACGAGAACACAGGACTGCTGTCAGCTGGTTCTCAGGATCCAGCCATTGAATCGTCCTCCACTCCTCCATCCCCTAAGGGCCATTACCAGGGCATGGGCCACACTGTAACGCCCCACTCCATCTCGGCTCCCGCCAACCTTGGCTGTGCACCATGGGAAGGAGATGTTGATGACATCATGCCTACTGTGCTATCTGGTGATCATACAGACCAGCAAGGCTCAGACTATGCATCCATCACTTAA